The Pedobacter mucosus genome window below encodes:
- a CDS encoding Crp/Fnr family transcriptional regulator codes for MKKVNNSLADNCFLCKNVLKEWLPAVLANRKNYIAKKGELIIKEGDPVTGVYFVIEGNVKVHKKWGDKELILRFANNGGIFGHRGINTQDSLFPISATALETTSLCYVDIDFFKTTLKVNHDFAYNLLMFYADELHTSEKKMRDLALMPVKSRLAVALFGLKTQFGINADNCINVNLSRQDLAAFTGATYETVFRTINELIQEKLIVIKGKGISILNEEKLFASTLEIS; via the coding sequence ATGAAAAAAGTTAATAACAGCCTCGCAGATAATTGTTTTTTATGTAAAAACGTTTTAAAAGAATGGTTACCGGCAGTTTTAGCAAATCGTAAAAATTACATCGCAAAAAAAGGCGAGTTAATAATTAAGGAAGGCGATCCCGTTACTGGTGTATATTTCGTAATTGAAGGTAATGTTAAGGTTCATAAAAAATGGGGTGATAAAGAACTTATTTTACGTTTCGCAAATAACGGCGGTATCTTCGGCCATCGTGGTATTAATACGCAGGATTCATTGTTTCCAATCTCTGCAACTGCTTTAGAAACCACATCGTTATGTTATGTTGATATAGATTTTTTCAAAACCACGCTAAAAGTAAATCACGATTTTGCATATAATTTATTAATGTTTTATGCTGATGAATTACATACATCAGAAAAAAAGATGCGTGATTTAGCATTAATGCCGGTAAAAAGCAGGTTAGCCGTTGCATTATTCGGACTAAAAACTCAATTCGGCATAAATGCTGATAACTGTATAAATGTAAATTTAAGTCGCCAGGATTTAGCAGCATTTACCGGCGCCACCTATGAAACTGTTTTTAGAACCATAAATGAGTTAATACAAGAGAAACTGATTGTTATAAAAGGAAAAGGAATCAGCATTTTAAATGAAGAAAAACTTTTCGCTTCTACATTAGAAATATCATAA
- a CDS encoding peroxidase family protein, whose product MSRHGALYQDIVPFTSRFYDKGKFGRIFPSLPPFAQNTNKVREALTDIGKKGGIMDAKDDLTQNPVDLITNPNLQVNNPNSPVMSAGMTFLGQFIDHDITFDPTSSLERQSDPEFIENFRTPSLALDNVYGSGPGASPHLYDQSDGMGIKMLLHPLGAQGKDGIDKFDVPRNNQNTALIGDPRNDENLIVSQLQVLFLRFHNILIDSIKIKYPSKSPSVIFSEAQELVRWHYQWILLHEFLPLLCGQDVVNDVLNNGRKFYGWHNQPYIPVEFSVAAYRFGHSQVRPSYRANFGTANKPNPSPFFADVFDFSADPTSADPNDLRGGKRAERRFLDWHTFFNLGDGSTRPNKLIDTKLSSPLFQLPGFASADIISLASRNLLRGLTFNLPSGQRVAHAMRLQPLESSVFDELKHYKVNFENSTPLWYYILKEAEIQQMGLRLGDVGARIVTEVFIGLLEGDNTSFLSQNPFWKPNLPCWESYRNNKTFTIADLCRIAEGKVPVNF is encoded by the coding sequence ATGAGCAGACATGGAGCACTTTATCAGGACATTGTTCCTTTTACTTCCCGCTTTTACGACAAAGGTAAATTCGGTCGAATTTTTCCATCATTACCCCCATTTGCGCAAAACACAAATAAAGTAAGGGAAGCACTTACTGATATTGGCAAGAAAGGTGGAATCATGGATGCGAAAGATGATCTCACTCAAAATCCTGTGGATTTGATCACCAACCCTAACTTACAAGTAAATAATCCCAATTCACCTGTAATGAGTGCAGGAATGACTTTTTTAGGTCAGTTTATAGATCATGACATTACTTTTGATCCCACCTCAAGTTTAGAACGTCAATCTGATCCAGAATTTATAGAAAATTTTAGAACGCCAAGTTTAGCGCTCGATAATGTGTATGGTAGCGGTCCAGGCGCTTCTCCTCATCTATATGATCAATCTGACGGAATGGGAATCAAAATGCTTTTGCATCCATTGGGCGCTCAAGGCAAAGATGGAATAGACAAGTTTGACGTACCTAGAAATAATCAAAATACTGCTTTAATTGGAGATCCTAGAAATGATGAAAACCTGATTGTATCGCAGCTGCAGGTACTTTTCCTTCGGTTCCATAACATCCTTATAGATTCAATAAAAATAAAATATCCGTCAAAATCACCCTCGGTAATTTTTAGCGAAGCGCAAGAACTGGTTCGTTGGCATTACCAATGGATTTTACTTCACGAGTTTTTACCCTTGCTTTGTGGTCAGGATGTTGTAAATGATGTACTAAACAATGGCAGAAAATTTTATGGATGGCACAACCAGCCCTATATTCCTGTAGAGTTTTCTGTTGCAGCTTACCGTTTTGGCCATAGCCAGGTCCGGCCTTCTTATCGTGCAAATTTTGGCACCGCAAATAAACCTAACCCCAGTCCGTTTTTTGCTGATGTTTTTGATTTTTCAGCAGATCCAACTAGCGCTGATCCAAATGATCTGCGTGGCGGCAAACGTGCAGAAAGAAGATTTTTAGATTGGCATACTTTCTTTAATTTAGGTGATGGAAGCACAAGGCCAAATAAATTAATTGATACAAAATTATCCTCGCCTCTATTTCAACTCCCTGGTTTCGCATCAGCAGATATTATATCTTTAGCTTCTAGAAATTTATTAAGAGGACTCACTTTTAATTTACCATCAGGACAGCGGGTTGCGCATGCAATGAGGTTGCAACCTTTAGAAAGTAGCGTTTTTGATGAATTAAAGCACTATAAAGTTAATTTTGAAAATAGTACGCCACTATGGTACTACATTTTAAAAGAAGCCGAAATACAACAAATGGGACTAAGATTAGGAGATGTTGGAGCAAGAATAGTAACTGAAGTTTTTATCGGATTGTTAGAAGGAGATAATACATCCTTCTTAAGTCAGAACCCATTTTGGAAGCCAAATTTACCTTGTTGGGAATCGTATAGAAATAATAAAACCTTCACTATTGCAGATTTATGCAGAATTGCCGAAGGAAAAGTACCTGTCAATTTTTAA
- a CDS encoding NAD(P)/FAD-dependent oxidoreductase: MKKDADVIIIGAGLAGLTAAKVLKNAGKSVLIIEAADAIGGRVRTDKVNGFLLDRGFQVLLTAYPETKKFLNYEALDLRSFDPGALILNEKGISKIGDPMRQPTSLISTLLSPAGTFLDKLKMFRLKVKLSGKTVESIFLEKEMTTLNYLENEGLSKLMISQFFNPFMSGIFLETALSTSSRMFEFVFKMFGEGKAAIPSKGMGMIPLQLAEGLSQKEILLNQSVSSVEGASVTTTTGSTYHADFVLIATDQLNLPSPYKKDVKKYHSVTNIYFNAERKPFTAPLIALNTLPNRLVNNIAVMNQIAPDYSSNGEALISVSLIGDHSQPNAAELQVKVIAEIKFWYPDAVNWKHLKTYHINYALPNDDQVINEINTQTVKLNDQCFICGDYLLNGSINSAMKSGRIAAEAILSL, from the coding sequence ATGAAAAAAGATGCAGATGTAATTATTATTGGCGCAGGATTAGCCGGATTAACCGCAGCAAAAGTTTTAAAAAATGCAGGAAAATCTGTTTTAATAATTGAGGCCGCCGATGCAATTGGAGGTCGAGTAAGAACAGATAAAGTAAATGGATTTTTGCTTGATAGAGGATTTCAGGTTTTGTTAACTGCCTATCCAGAAACCAAAAAGTTTTTAAATTACGAGGCACTGGACTTACGTAGTTTTGATCCTGGCGCTTTAATTTTAAATGAAAAAGGAATCTCTAAAATCGGTGATCCAATGAGGCAACCAACTTCGCTTATTAGCACTTTATTATCACCCGCAGGAACATTTTTGGATAAACTAAAAATGTTCAGATTAAAAGTCAAGTTATCAGGTAAAACCGTTGAATCTATATTTTTAGAAAAAGAAATGACAACGCTTAACTATTTAGAAAACGAAGGTTTGAGTAAGTTGATGATAAGCCAATTTTTCAATCCGTTTATGTCTGGCATTTTCCTGGAAACAGCATTAAGCACCTCCAGTAGGATGTTCGAATTTGTTTTTAAAATGTTTGGCGAAGGAAAAGCCGCTATTCCATCTAAAGGAATGGGAATGATTCCATTACAGTTAGCTGAAGGTCTTTCTCAAAAAGAAATTTTGCTTAATCAAAGTGTATCTTCAGTTGAAGGCGCAAGCGTAACTACAACAACTGGCTCAACATACCACGCCGATTTTGTGCTTATTGCTACCGATCAACTGAATTTGCCTTCTCCATATAAAAAAGATGTAAAAAAATATCATTCAGTTACAAACATTTATTTTAATGCAGAGCGGAAACCTTTTACAGCGCCGCTAATTGCGTTAAATACCTTGCCAAATAGGCTGGTAAATAATATTGCCGTGATGAATCAGATTGCTCCCGATTATTCGAGCAATGGCGAAGCGCTAATTTCAGTGTCGCTTATTGGCGATCACTCACAACCCAATGCTGCAGAACTTCAGGTAAAAGTGATAGCAGAAATAAAATTCTGGTACCCTGATGCCGTTAATTGGAAACATTTAAAAACCTATCATATTAACTATGCTTTACCAAATGATGATCAGGTGATCAATGAAATTAATACTCAAACTGTGAAGCTCAACGATCAGTGTTTTATTTGCGGTGATTATCTATTAAACGGCTCAATAAATTCAGCAATGAAAAGTGGTAGAATTGCAGCTGAGGCAATACTTAGTTTGTAA
- a CDS encoding flavin reductase family protein — MIDINSDQIEQLDKQYRISLINSLIGYKSLNLLGTASNDGITNLCIISSAFHLGANPPLLGLVIRPEREHNDTLRNITLTGHYSLNNVLPAWYMWAHQTSASYPSGISEFEKCGFKKQYIKGFKAPFVGQSTIRIGLELRELIDVELNGTTIVIGEIVQILADDELIMADGTIDHIKAETMTVAGLDTYFSPQLMGKLAYAKPDIDPHIL, encoded by the coding sequence ATGATCGATATTAATAGTGATCAAATTGAACAACTCGATAAACAATACCGCATAAGTTTAATAAATAGCCTTATCGGTTATAAATCTTTAAATTTATTAGGCACTGCAAGCAATGATGGCATTACAAATTTATGCATCATCAGTTCCGCTTTCCATCTTGGCGCAAATCCGCCACTTTTAGGACTTGTAATAAGACCAGAACGGGAGCATAACGATACGCTTCGAAACATTACCCTAACAGGCCATTATAGTTTGAACAACGTATTGCCTGCATGGTATATGTGGGCGCATCAAACCAGTGCCAGCTATCCTTCTGGGATCTCCGAATTTGAAAAGTGTGGTTTCAAAAAACAATATATCAAAGGATTTAAGGCTCCTTTCGTTGGCCAATCTACCATTCGAATTGGCCTCGAACTTCGGGAGTTGATTGATGTTGAACTTAATGGGACCACTATTGTTATTGGGGAAATTGTACAGATATTAGCCGACGATGAATTGATTATGGCTGATGGAACAATTGACCATATCAAGGCTGAAACCATGACTGTAGCCGGTTTAGACACTTATTTTAGTCCACAGTTAATGGGTAAGTTAGCCTATGCAAAGCCAGATATAGATCCTCATATCTTATAA
- a CDS encoding SDR family NAD(P)-dependent oxidoreductase: MNFEGKNVLVVGGSSGIGLSLVKLLHQNKAKIYVISRSASEEWPTDVQFLQSDITENNTEIEQFLPAQLHGLVYSVGSITLKPFNRLTDEDFLNDYKLNVLGAARVIKQALKSLKSAAGSSIVFLSSVAAKTGMPYHASIAAAKGAVEGMALTLAAELAFQQIRVNVIAPSLTNTPLAQNLLSTPEKQEVSAKRHPLGRIGQPEDISQMIAFLLSNESSWITGQIIGIDGGMGNLKTS; the protein is encoded by the coding sequence ATGAATTTTGAAGGAAAGAATGTGTTGGTTGTAGGTGGTAGTTCTGGCATTGGCTTATCGCTTGTCAAATTACTTCACCAAAATAAGGCAAAGATTTATGTTATTTCAAGATCAGCATCTGAGGAATGGCCTACCGATGTTCAGTTTTTGCAAAGCGATATCACTGAAAATAATACCGAAATTGAACAATTTTTACCCGCACAACTTCACGGTTTGGTATATTCTGTTGGCAGCATAACCCTTAAACCTTTTAACCGGTTAACCGATGAAGATTTTTTGAACGATTATAAACTTAATGTTTTAGGTGCGGCCCGGGTAATTAAGCAGGCATTGAAGTCGCTTAAAAGCGCAGCAGGATCTTCTATAGTTTTCTTAAGTTCGGTAGCCGCAAAAACAGGAATGCCTTATCATGCCAGCATTGCTGCAGCAAAAGGTGCTGTTGAGGGAATGGCATTAACATTAGCAGCCGAACTTGCCTTTCAGCAAATTAGGGTAAACGTAATTGCGCCATCATTAACCAATACGCCTTTAGCGCAAAACCTTTTAAGCACCCCCGAAAAACAGGAAGTTTCTGCTAAGCGACACCCTTTGGGAAGAATTGGACAGCCTGAAGACATCAGTCAGATGATTGCATTTTTATTATCGAATGAAAGCAGCTGGATTACCGGACAAATTATTGGAATTGATGGTGGAATGGGCAATTTAAAAACAAGCTAA
- a CDS encoding glycoside hydrolase family 2 protein — translation MKSEHLNYGLSTAREESYDEQFVINPIPRAVIRPNSYVILDGEWRFTIDSEDLGLVEDWHLGHDYESVASWPGTIEKHIEQARLNDGKSWQNKIVVWYEREFPMPVLADNEANKRNLLQLTFGACGYETRVWLNGNPLRTIEGEEIHTGGYTSFSYELDNNNILPQNNRLTVRIEDAMDADMPRGKQESYVYKRGGIWYQTYTGAIRSVWLESVERNRLRSRLDVVSLVEDNLVRLNLTTRIYDPGLYTIRLNVYKNKGDEIPVTTDSFSLNLEFGQKSQRLVFEIPDAVLWSPENPHRYRLVAELVDEEGYSAQIETNFGLRKIEARGKHIYLNNQSVYLDGILYQPGNASYQEIRRHMYAMKKLGCNLVRIHIAGVDPRIYNLADKIGLLLWVEVPSPHSSNERSRKNHQAELLRMLALIGTHPSVVIWSLYNEDWGAQDIATNPETQNYIIGLYHFMQIAYPQYLVVDNDGWQHISYLGRLKSDLLTVHIYTPDLHNWAKRLEDLQAGQMEGVAAFPLTVGDPFFFRKQVPLIISEWGGFGFADYGGPTDQDDRASQIALFKKELRRHAIAGDVYTQATNIEDERNGIIDFTTGALKVPEGLLGSSNI, via the coding sequence ATGAAATCAGAGCATTTAAATTACGGTTTATCAACGGCTAGAGAGGAAAGTTATGATGAGCAATTTGTAATTAATCCAATTCCTAGAGCAGTAATCAGACCCAATTCATATGTTATTCTGGATGGAGAATGGCGCTTTACTATCGACAGTGAAGATTTAGGTCTTGTGGAAGATTGGCATCTTGGACATGATTACGAAAGTGTTGCCAGTTGGCCAGGCACTATTGAAAAACATATCGAACAAGCAAGATTAAATGATGGAAAATCCTGGCAGAACAAAATTGTAGTTTGGTATGAACGTGAATTCCCTATGCCTGTATTGGCCGACAATGAAGCTAACAAAAGAAATCTTTTACAATTAACTTTTGGTGCCTGCGGATATGAAACCCGCGTATGGCTAAATGGAAACCCTTTGCGCACCATTGAAGGTGAAGAAATACATACCGGCGGCTACACGTCATTTTCATATGAGCTGGATAATAACAATATTTTACCTCAAAATAATCGGCTAACCGTTAGAATCGAAGATGCCATGGATGCCGATATGCCTCGTGGAAAGCAAGAATCGTATGTATATAAACGTGGTGGTATATGGTACCAAACCTATACTGGTGCAATTAGAAGTGTATGGCTTGAATCAGTCGAACGCAATAGATTACGCTCGAGGCTCGATGTGGTTAGCCTTGTAGAAGATAATTTGGTAAGGCTTAATTTAACAACGAGAATTTATGATCCTGGCTTATACACGATTCGTTTAAATGTGTACAAAAATAAGGGTGACGAAATTCCAGTTACCACTGATAGTTTTTCCTTAAATCTTGAATTCGGTCAAAAATCGCAACGCCTAGTATTCGAAATACCAGACGCGGTACTTTGGTCGCCAGAAAATCCACATCGTTATCGCCTTGTGGCAGAACTTGTAGATGAGGAAGGCTATTCTGCGCAAATAGAAACAAACTTTGGCTTGCGAAAAATAGAAGCCCGAGGTAAACATATTTATTTAAATAATCAATCTGTTTACTTAGATGGAATTTTATACCAGCCTGGAAATGCAAGCTATCAGGAAATTAGGCGTCATATGTATGCTATGAAAAAGCTTGGTTGCAACCTGGTTCGCATTCACATTGCAGGTGTTGATCCTCGTATTTATAATCTGGCTGATAAAATTGGTCTGCTATTGTGGGTGGAAGTTCCAAGTCCGCATAGTTCTAATGAAAGGAGCCGTAAAAATCATCAAGCAGAATTATTGAGAATGCTCGCCTTAATAGGTACACATCCTTCGGTGGTAATCTGGAGCCTATACAATGAAGATTGGGGTGCCCAAGATATTGCGACAAATCCTGAAACGCAGAATTACATTATCGGCCTTTATCATTTTATGCAAATTGCATATCCACAATATTTGGTGGTAGATAACGATGGCTGGCAACACATTAGTTATTTAGGCAGACTAAAATCTGATTTATTAACGGTACACATCTATACGCCAGACTTACATAACTGGGCTAAACGATTAGAAGATTTACAAGCTGGGCAAATGGAAGGTGTTGCGGCATTTCCGTTAACCGTTGGCGATCCGTTTTTTTTCCGAAAGCAGGTGCCATTAATTATTAGTGAGTGGGGTGGTTTTGGTTTCGCTGATTATGGTGGCCCAACTGACCAGGACGATCGGGCATCGCAAATCGCTTTATTTAAAAAAGAGCTTAGGCGACATGCCATTGCAGGTGATGTATACACGCAGGCTACCAATATTGAGGATGAAAGAAACGGCATAATTGATTTTACAACCGGAGCATTAAAAGTGCCCGAAGGCTTGCTAGGAAGCAGCAATATTTAA